In the genome of Dickeya fangzhongdai, one region contains:
- a CDS encoding DMT family transporter, which yields MLSGIFFALSAGLMWGLVFVAPLLVPDYPAMQLSTGRYLAFGLIVLPLAWIDRKRLLQLTRRDWLEAFKLAAVGNLLYYLFLTAAIQRIGVPITSMLIGTLPVVMAVSANLLYGRHDGRMPWRRLVPALLLIALGLLLVNMAELNGEAADVPAGRYLVGIALALLALVCWTWYPLRNARWLRQNPDRQPATWATAQGLATLPIALAGFILVNSYLAVTTPDFTLPFGPQPWRFLTLIAVIGLFSSWLGTLCWNAASQRLPTVLVGPLLVFETLSALAYTFILRQSWPPLMTAVGILCLIVGVIYAMRIKLEPVVTRHSPDMTGA from the coding sequence ATGCTAAGTGGGATCTTTTTTGCCCTGTCCGCCGGGCTGATGTGGGGACTGGTGTTTGTCGCGCCCTTGCTGGTGCCGGATTACCCCGCCATGCAATTGTCCACCGGACGTTACCTGGCATTCGGGCTGATTGTATTGCCGCTGGCATGGATAGACCGAAAACGGCTGCTACAGCTGACGCGCCGCGACTGGCTGGAGGCATTCAAACTGGCGGCGGTAGGCAATTTACTTTATTACCTGTTCCTGACCGCGGCGATTCAACGCATCGGCGTGCCGATCACCAGTATGCTGATCGGCACGCTGCCGGTGGTGATGGCGGTAAGCGCCAACCTGCTGTACGGCCGTCACGACGGACGTATGCCCTGGCGGCGGCTGGTTCCGGCGTTACTGTTGATTGCATTGGGTTTGCTGCTGGTGAATATGGCGGAACTGAACGGCGAAGCGGCCGATGTGCCGGCCGGGCGTTACCTTGTCGGTATAGCGTTGGCGCTGCTGGCGCTCGTCTGCTGGACATGGTATCCGCTGCGCAACGCGCGCTGGCTGCGTCAGAACCCGGATCGACAGCCTGCCACCTGGGCCACCGCGCAGGGGCTGGCGACGTTGCCGATCGCGCTGGCCGGATTCATCCTGGTCAACAGTTATCTCGCTGTCACGACGCCGGATTTTACGCTGCCGTTCGGCCCGCAGCCGTGGCGTTTCCTGACGCTGATAGCGGTCATCGGCCTGTTCAGTTCCTGGCTCGGCACCCTGTGCTGGAATGCCGCCAGCCAGCGTCTGCCCACCGTACTGGTAGGGCCGTTGCTGGTGTTTGAAACCCTGTCGGCGCTAGCGTATACCTTTATACTGCGCCAGTCGTGGCCGCCGCTGATGACCGCCGTCGGTATTCTGTGCCTGATCGTCGGCGTGATTTACGCCATGCGTATCAAGCTTGAGCCGGTGGTCACCCGGCATTCTCCCGATATGACCGGCGCCTGA
- the cbl gene encoding HTH-type transcriptional regulator Cbl — MNFQQLKIIRESARCNYNLTEVANTLFTSQSGVSRHIRELEEELGIEIFIRRGKRLLGMTEPGKELLVMAERILNDANHIRRLANLFSDNDVGQLVIATTHTQARYSLPGVIKEFRALYPQVQLVLNQGTPDEIVAMLESGEADIGIATEQLMNVNSLAAFPYYRWHHAILVPEGHALADEPAVTLDKLSAVPLITYRQGITGRSRIDRAFAAAGLTPHISISAQDSDVIKTYVELGLGVGIVADMSFDATRDPGLVRLDARHLFEASTVWLGLKRGQLQRNYTWKFIQLCNPELTQDDIKARVFAEDNEAVIDYQI, encoded by the coding sequence GTGAACTTTCAACAACTGAAGATTATCCGTGAATCGGCGCGGTGCAACTATAACCTGACCGAAGTCGCCAATACCCTGTTCACTTCCCAGTCTGGCGTGAGCCGTCACATCCGCGAGCTGGAAGAAGAACTGGGTATTGAGATTTTTATCCGCCGCGGCAAGCGTCTGCTGGGTATGACGGAGCCGGGCAAAGAGCTGCTGGTCATGGCCGAACGTATTCTCAACGATGCCAATCATATTCGGCGGCTGGCGAACCTGTTCAGCGACAACGACGTCGGGCAACTGGTGATCGCCACCACTCACACGCAGGCGCGTTACAGCTTGCCGGGCGTGATCAAGGAGTTTCGCGCGCTTTATCCGCAGGTGCAACTGGTGCTCAATCAGGGTACGCCGGATGAAATCGTGGCGATGCTGGAATCCGGCGAAGCGGACATTGGCATCGCTACCGAGCAGTTGATGAACGTGAATTCGCTGGCGGCATTTCCTTACTACCGCTGGCATCACGCTATTCTGGTGCCGGAAGGGCATGCGCTGGCGGACGAGCCGGCGGTCACGCTTGATAAGCTCAGCGCGGTGCCGCTGATTACTTACCGGCAGGGCATCACCGGTCGTTCCCGTATCGATCGCGCGTTCGCCGCCGCCGGCCTGACGCCGCATATTTCCATCAGCGCGCAGGACTCGGATGTGATTAAGACCTACGTCGAACTGGGGCTGGGGGTGGGCATCGTCGCCGACATGTCGTTTGACGCGACGCGCGATCCCGGACTGGTGCGGCTGGATGCGCGCCATCTGTTTGAAGCCAGCACGGTCTGGCTGGGTCTTAAACGCGGGCAGTTGCAACGCAATTACACCTGGAAGTTTATTCAACTGTGCAACCCGGAGCTGACGCAGGATGACATCAAGGCTCGGGTGTTCGCCGAAGACAACGAAGCGGTGATCGATTATCAAATCTGA